A stretch of the Capsicum annuum cultivar UCD-10X-F1 chromosome 8, UCD10Xv1.1, whole genome shotgun sequence genome encodes the following:
- the LOC107839111 gene encoding cysteine-tryptophan domain-containing zinc finger protein 7 produces the protein MAEEVEVEEGEICQDYCADIDMKIERYLSEYRKEFEGIVSFENLGPRFGMYGTFLPCYQRPPSLLFHPTIQSVPSASQFSSQQSNSVELNHEVTTSSVGGPVSVRKKAVKRVASHRDEPPVSPFIIQGDWICCGHCRKWRLLPYGTKREQLSDSWLCSMLDWLPGMDHCDVSEEDTTRGLHAIYQLLILNNFQNRDGKGSIAHNGREISVKKRKLKDQDCLVTSRCNGNGLGDSDINAVDREVCGGFRKLKISKRESSTSKGKETSRTRDRVARIILGIEDSPPIDRSAADREHQTKKYRVGHQSQEEFGMIRKQVCKFPRKQTLGLGYGKEVRTCIAI, from the coding sequence ATGGCGGAAGAAGTAGAGGTCGAAGAAGGAGAAATATGTCAAGATTATTGTGCTGACATTGATATGAAGATTGAAAGATATTTGAGTGAATATCGAAAAGAGTTTGAAGGAATTGTTTCTTTTGAGAATTTGGGACCAAGATTTGGGATGTACGGTACCTTTTTGCCCTGTTATCAACGTCCCCCTTCCCTTCTATTTCATCCAACCATTCAAAGTGTTCCTTCCGCTTCACAGTTTTCTTCTCAACAATCCAATAGTGTTGAACTTAATCATGAAGTAACAACTAGTTCCGTTGGTGGCCCTGTCTCTGTGCGAAAGAAAGCTGTTAAGAGAGTTGCAAGCCATAGGGATGAGCCACCAGTTTCTCCATTCATTATACAAGGAGATTGGATTTGTTGTGGTCATTGTCGCAAGTGGAGGCTTCTCCCATATGGTACAAAACGCGAGCAACTGTCTGATAGTTGGCTCTGCAGTATGTTAGACTGGCTTCCTGGAATGGACCACTGTGACGTTTCTGAGGAGGATACGACGAGGGGTCTACATGCCATATACCAACTTCTCATACTAAATAACTTTCAGAATCGTGATGGCAAGGGCTCTATAGCACATAATGGAAGGGAAATTTctgtaaagaaaagaaaattgaaggatCAAGATTGTTTAGTGACTTCGCGATGTAATGGTAATGGCTTGGGTGACAGTGATATTAATGCTGTTGATAGGGAGGTTTGCGGTGGATTCAGGAAACTGAAGATATCCAAGAGGGAGTCCAGTACAAGCAAAGGTAAAGAGACATCAAGAACGAGAGATAGAGTTGCCAGAATTATACTAGGAATCGAGGATTCTCCTCCTATAGACAGGAGTGCTGCTGACAGGGAACACCAGACAAAGAAGTATAGAGTAGGGCATCAATCTCAAGAAGAATTTGGCATGATCCGCAAGCAGGTTTGCAAGTTCCCCCGCAAGCAGACCCTTGGCCTTGGATATGGGAAGGAAGTGAGGACGTGCATTGCAATTTGA